The following proteins are co-located in the uncultured Propionivibrio sp. genome:
- a CDS encoding aminotransferase class I/II-fold pyridoxal phosphate-dependent enzyme, translated as MKIETLAVHAGYSPDPTTKAVAVPIYQTTSYAFDNTQHGADLFDLKVAGNIYTRIMNPTQDVLEKRVAALEGGIAGLALASGAAAITYAIQTITEAGDNIISSATLYGGTYNLFAHTLPQFGIQVRFADYRDPASFEKLIDDRTKAIYAETIGNPLGNITDIEALATIAHKHGLPLIVDNTVPSPYLLRPIEFGADIVVHSLTKYLGGHGNSLGGIIVDSGKFPWAEHKARFKRLNEPDPSYHGVVYTEALGPAAFIGRARVVPLRNTGAAISPFNAFLILQGIETLALRLDRITENTLKIAEYLDAHPKVKWVNYAGLPGHKDHALAQKYMGGRPSGILTFGVQGGIEGGSRFQDALQLFTRLVNIGDAKSLACHPASTTHRQLSPKELEAAGVTLDTVRLSIGIEHIDDLIADLEQALAAV; from the coding sequence ATGAAAATCGAAACGCTTGCCGTCCACGCCGGCTACAGCCCCGATCCGACCACCAAGGCCGTGGCCGTGCCGATCTACCAGACCACGTCCTATGCTTTCGACAACACCCAGCACGGCGCTGACCTGTTCGACCTCAAGGTCGCCGGCAACATCTATACCCGCATCATGAACCCGACGCAGGACGTGCTCGAAAAGCGCGTCGCCGCGCTCGAAGGCGGCATCGCCGGTCTGGCGCTGGCCTCCGGCGCCGCCGCGATCACCTATGCGATCCAGACGATCACCGAAGCCGGCGACAACATCATCTCGTCGGCGACGCTCTACGGCGGCACCTACAACCTCTTCGCCCACACGCTGCCGCAGTTTGGCATCCAGGTGCGCTTCGCCGACTACCGCGACCCGGCCTCGTTCGAGAAGCTGATCGACGACCGCACCAAGGCGATTTATGCCGAAACCATCGGCAACCCGCTCGGCAACATCACCGACATCGAAGCGCTCGCCACCATCGCCCACAAGCACGGCCTGCCGCTGATCGTCGACAACACCGTGCCCTCGCCCTACCTGCTGCGCCCGATCGAGTTCGGCGCCGACATCGTCGTGCATTCGCTGACCAAGTACCTCGGCGGCCACGGCAACTCGCTCGGCGGCATCATCGTCGATAGCGGCAAGTTCCCCTGGGCCGAGCACAAGGCGCGCTTCAAGCGCCTCAACGAACCCGATCCGTCCTACCACGGCGTCGTCTATACCGAAGCCCTCGGCCCGGCTGCCTTCATCGGCCGCGCCCGCGTCGTGCCGCTGCGCAACACCGGCGCGGCGATCAGCCCGTTCAATGCTTTCCTCATCTTGCAGGGCATCGAGACGCTGGCACTGCGGCTCGACCGCATCACCGAGAACACCCTGAAGATCGCCGAATACCTCGACGCGCATCCGAAGGTGAAGTGGGTCAATTACGCCGGCCTGCCCGGCCACAAGGATCACGCGCTGGCGCAGAAATACATGGGCGGCCGCCCGTCGGGCATCCTGACCTTCGGCGTCCAGGGCGGCATCGAGGGCGGCTCGCGCTTCCAGGACGCGCTTCAGCTCTTCACGCGCCTCGTCAATATCGGCGATGCCAAGTCGCTGGCCTGCCATCCGGCCTCGACCACCCACCGCCAGCTGTCGCCGAAGGAACTCGAAGCCGCCGGCGTCACGCTCGACACCGTGCGTCTCTCGATCGGCATCGAGCACATCGACGACCTGATTGCCGACCTCGAACAGGCGCTCGCCGCGGTTTAA
- a CDS encoding ABC transporter substrate-binding protein: MNVSDALRRQLAPQGRLRASINLGNPVLARRDAPEAAPYGVSIDLAGALAERLGVGLDFVVFDSASQSVDAVADDRADIGFFAIDPKRGETIAFTDAYLHIEGWYAVRQNSPITTTAEVDQAGRRVAVGRGSAYDLFLTRELRHAEIIRAPNPQAVTPLFVEQGLDVAAGVKQQLEMDMHRIPGLRLLPERFMVIRQAMGLAQRRGADAHAFLAAFVESAKANGFVANALRRHGIDGATVAPPTPLA; the protein is encoded by the coding sequence ATGAACGTCAGCGATGCGCTGCGCCGGCAGCTGGCCCCGCAGGGCCGGCTGCGCGCTTCGATCAACCTCGGCAACCCGGTGCTGGCCCGACGCGATGCACCCGAGGCAGCGCCCTACGGGGTCTCGATCGATCTCGCCGGCGCGCTCGCCGAACGTCTCGGCGTCGGCCTCGATTTCGTCGTTTTCGACTCGGCCAGCCAGTCGGTCGACGCCGTCGCCGATGACCGCGCCGACATCGGCTTCTTCGCCATCGACCCGAAGCGTGGCGAGACGATCGCCTTCACCGACGCCTACCTGCATATCGAAGGCTGGTACGCGGTGCGCCAGAACTCGCCGATCACGACGACGGCCGAGGTCGACCAGGCCGGCCGGCGCGTCGCCGTCGGACGCGGCAGCGCCTACGACCTCTTCCTGACGCGCGAGTTGCGCCATGCCGAGATCATCCGCGCGCCGAACCCGCAGGCAGTGACGCCGCTGTTCGTCGAGCAGGGCCTCGACGTCGCCGCCGGCGTCAAGCAGCAACTCGAAATGGATATGCACCGCATTCCCGGCCTGCGCCTGCTGCCCGAACGCTTCATGGTCATCCGCCAGGCGATGGGTCTGGCGCAACGGCGCGGCGCCGACGCCCACGCCTTTCTCGCCGCCTTCGTCGAATCAGCCAAGGCCAACGGCTTCGTCGCCAACGCGCTGCGGCGCCACGGTATCGACGGCGCCACGGTGGCGCCGCCAACGCCTTTGGCATAA
- a CDS encoding glyoxylate/hydroxypyruvate reductase A codes for MLYVYAPEQGDLYVSLLRPALPGWRIGAWPEPVDPETVTHVAAWAPPPGLFAPFGQLRTVFNLGAGVDALLRRDDLPASVEIVRLTDAGMAAQMTEYCLYGVLHWQREMDAYRRQQAEGVWVQRQTRLRADVRVGILGLGELGGRVARDLSGMGYRVSGWSRGPRALDGIVCRHGDDGLAETLAASDVVFCVLPATAATRHLLDAARLDCLPEGAALINAGRGSLIDEAALLARLDDGRLRFAMLDVFSEEPLPADHPFWCHPRVIMTPHVAADTVPAEAVRQIAARLGGGEAIPSGRIDRQRGY; via the coding sequence ATGCTGTATGTCTATGCGCCCGAGCAGGGCGACCTCTATGTCAGTCTCTTGCGCCCGGCATTGCCGGGATGGCGCATTGGCGCGTGGCCGGAACCGGTCGATCCTGAAACGGTCACCCATGTCGCCGCCTGGGCGCCGCCGCCCGGGCTGTTCGCGCCATTCGGACAGTTGCGCACCGTCTTCAATCTCGGCGCCGGCGTGGACGCCTTGCTGAGGCGCGACGATCTGCCGGCTTCGGTCGAGATCGTGCGGCTCACCGATGCCGGAATGGCAGCGCAGATGACAGAGTACTGCCTGTACGGCGTGCTGCACTGGCAGCGCGAGATGGATGCCTACCGGCGTCAGCAGGCCGAAGGCGTCTGGGTGCAGCGGCAGACGCGACTGCGCGCCGATGTCCGTGTCGGCATTCTCGGCCTCGGCGAACTGGGTGGCCGCGTCGCCCGCGATCTCTCTGGCATGGGTTACCGGGTCAGCGGCTGGTCGCGCGGCCCGCGTGCGCTCGATGGCATTGTCTGCCGGCACGGCGACGACGGCCTCGCCGAGACACTGGCGGCGAGCGACGTGGTGTTCTGCGTGCTGCCGGCGACGGCGGCGACGCGTCATCTGCTCGATGCGGCGCGCCTCGACTGCCTGCCTGAGGGCGCGGCCCTGATCAATGCCGGGCGCGGTTCGCTGATCGACGAGGCGGCGCTGCTGGCCCGGCTCGATGACGGCCGCCTGCGCTTCGCCATGCTCGACGTGTTTTCAGAGGAGCCGCTGCCGGCCGATCATCCCTTCTGGTGCCATCCGCGTGTCATCATGACGCCGCATGTCGCGGCCGATACGGTGCCCGCGGAAGCCGTGCGCCAGATCGCCGCGCGCCTCGGTGGCGGCGAAGCAATACCGTCCGGCCGCATCGACCGCCAGCGCGGCTACTGA
- a CDS encoding amidohydrolase — MGAVSVKGMRLVRVAALVAAVFPALVWADEQALLAAIDAKSGAVREVSQKIFEFRELGQQEFKSSQLVMEELRKLGFKVEGNLKVPEDLVKGGVARTAFRAELAGKGPGPTVTVMLEYDALPNGHSCGHNLISGSGLLAVAGLAEVMKDLPGRLLVIGTPDEERGSLGGGKIALLEGKHFEGSDVVLITHPGSTWSVDKPLLAMKRATFVFKGKAAHAAAAPEQGINALDAAIQTFNGINALRQHLRQDVRIHGIIKKGGDAVNVVPALAEVEFAARALDTPTMLDAYGKLINAAKAAAMAAGATMEYTPPRTALLSPVMVPEYLALVRKNIREAGVPAGEVINDPAPLGSSDLGNVGHAYPTVNIMFKVAPEKVALHEDAMLNYTVPSAGWPATVQAAKAMALTAHDLLNDPALTKRIVDKFKSMKATEGK; from the coding sequence ATGGGTGCAGTGAGTGTCAAAGGGATGCGTCTCGTCCGTGTCGCGGCGCTTGTCGCGGCCGTGTTTCCGGCGCTGGTTTGGGCCGACGAGCAGGCCTTGCTCGCGGCGATCGATGCGAAGTCGGGTGCCGTCAGGGAAGTGTCGCAGAAGATCTTCGAATTCCGCGAGCTGGGACAGCAGGAGTTCAAGAGTTCGCAGCTCGTGATGGAGGAACTGCGCAAGCTCGGGTTCAAGGTCGAGGGGAATCTCAAGGTGCCCGAGGATCTCGTCAAGGGCGGCGTCGCGCGCACGGCCTTCCGTGCCGAACTCGCGGGCAAGGGGCCGGGGCCGACGGTGACGGTGATGCTCGAATATGACGCGTTGCCAAACGGACACTCCTGCGGCCACAACCTGATTTCGGGTTCCGGCCTGCTGGCGGTGGCCGGTCTGGCCGAGGTGATGAAGGACCTGCCCGGTCGCCTGCTGGTCATCGGCACGCCCGATGAAGAGCGCGGCTCGCTCGGCGGCGGCAAAATCGCGCTGCTCGAAGGCAAGCATTTCGAGGGTAGCGACGTCGTGCTGATCACCCATCCCGGCAGCACCTGGAGCGTCGACAAGCCGCTGCTGGCAATGAAGCGGGCGACCTTCGTCTTCAAGGGCAAGGCAGCGCACGCGGCGGCGGCGCCCGAGCAGGGCATCAACGCGCTCGATGCGGCGATCCAGACCTTCAACGGCATCAATGCCCTGCGTCAGCACCTGCGTCAGGACGTTCGCATTCACGGCATCATCAAGAAGGGCGGCGATGCGGTGAACGTCGTTCCGGCATTGGCCGAGGTCGAGTTCGCGGCGCGGGCGCTCGATACGCCGACGATGCTCGATGCCTATGGCAAGCTGATCAACGCCGCCAAGGCGGCGGCGATGGCCGCCGGTGCGACGATGGAATACACGCCACCGCGGACCGCGCTGCTTTCGCCGGTGATGGTGCCCGAGTATCTCGCACTGGTGCGCAAGAACATCCGCGAGGCGGGCGTTCCGGCTGGTGAGGTCATCAACGATCCGGCGCCGCTCGGTTCTTCCGATCTCGGCAACGTCGGCCACGCCTATCCGACCGTCAACATCATGTTCAAGGTGGCGCCGGAGAAGGTGGCGCTGCACGAGGACGCGATGCTCAATTACACGGTACCGTCGGCGGGCTGGCCGGCGACCGTGCAGGCGGCCAAGGCGATGGCGCTGACGGCGCACGACCTGCTCAACGACCCGGCGCTGACGAAGCGCATCGTCGATAAGTTCAAATCGATGAAGGCGACCGAAGGCAAGTGA
- a CDS encoding SLC13 family permease: MSLAVISLLFLVVVIVISCISARNIGIMALGIALVIGHYIGGMKIDDILKGYPTSLLVMLLGTTFLFALAQTNGTLEKVTKVVIKLIGGKLILLPILLFFVALAIGAAGPGPTVTAALLAPTVMLLAKELKLNPLLLAVMAGNGGHAGGMSPIAIGGIITTGLTTKLGMVDTAMVIWLNNILVHLVAAVIAFFVFGGMKLLRTDAQGDLETLRNIRIEPFSRDQIITLIGLAAYIVGVTAFKMDIGLGAFLIGMIIVFLKAADEEKSIKAMPLGAIIMVTGVTVMITIMTRMGGMELFASLIARFSTASTITLVTGVVNGVISAFASTTGVILPTFVPMAPMLLKEAGASADQLLPIVSTIVACGFVVDMSPLSTSGAIYLANAHASEDKNRLFRNLLIWGLSIAFIGAVISWLAFTVLAIP; this comes from the coding sequence ATGTCACTCGCGGTCATTTCGCTGCTCTTTCTCGTCGTCGTCATCGTCATCAGCTGCATCTCGGCGCGCAACATCGGCATCATGGCGCTCGGTATCGCGCTGGTCATCGGCCACTACATCGGTGGCATGAAAATCGACGACATCCTCAAGGGATATCCCACCAGTCTGCTCGTCATGCTGCTCGGCACGACCTTCCTCTTCGCGCTGGCGCAGACCAACGGCACGCTCGAAAAGGTCACAAAAGTCGTCATCAAACTGATTGGCGGAAAACTCATCCTGCTGCCCATCCTGCTCTTCTTCGTCGCGCTCGCCATCGGCGCCGCCGGGCCTGGCCCGACCGTCACCGCCGCGCTGCTTGCCCCGACCGTCATGCTGCTGGCCAAGGAGCTCAAGCTAAACCCGCTGCTGCTCGCCGTCATGGCCGGCAACGGCGGTCATGCTGGCGGCATGTCGCCGATCGCCATCGGCGGCATCATCACGACGGGACTCACGACCAAGCTCGGGATGGTCGACACGGCGATGGTCATCTGGCTCAACAACATCCTCGTGCACCTCGTTGCCGCCGTCATCGCCTTCTTCGTCTTCGGCGGCATGAAGCTGCTCAGGACCGATGCGCAGGGCGATCTCGAAACGCTTAGAAACATCCGCATTGAGCCGTTCAGTCGCGACCAGATCATCACGCTGATCGGACTGGCCGCGTACATCGTCGGCGTCACCGCCTTCAAGATGGACATCGGTCTCGGCGCCTTCCTGATCGGCATGATCATCGTCTTCCTCAAGGCCGCCGACGAAGAAAAATCGATCAAGGCGATGCCGCTCGGCGCCATCATCATGGTCACCGGCGTCACCGTGATGATCACGATCATGACCAGGATGGGCGGAATGGAACTCTTCGCCAGCCTGATCGCCAGATTCTCGACTGCCTCGACGATCACGCTCGTCACCGGCGTCGTCAATGGCGTCATCTCGGCCTTCGCCAGCACCACCGGCGTCATCCTGCCGACCTTCGTGCCGATGGCGCCGATGCTGCTCAAGGAGGCCGGCGCGTCGGCCGACCAGTTGCTGCCGATCGTCTCGACGATCGTCGCCTGCGGCTTCGTCGTCGACATGAGCCCGCTATCGACGAGCGGCGCGATCTACCTCGCCAACGCCCACGCCTCGGAAGACAAGAACCGGCTGTTCAGGAACCTGCTGATCTGGGGTCTGTCGATCGCCTTCATCGGCGCCGTCATTTCCTGGCTGGCCTTCACCGTGCTGGCCATTCCATAA
- a CDS encoding adenylate kinase — MLNIALFGPPGAGKGTQSEYLIKKYNLFYLSTGDLLRKEIAEKTPLGLEAQSIISAGGLVSDEIIVQIIENTITDHPEANGFLFDGFPRTYVQAYILEGLMLKLNTSLTCLISIDLPEEVCVQRLLNRGKTSGRSDDNETVIRNRLREYTEKTLPVLQFYKEKGVCFEVNGLADIAQVTQQIDAIVTAEVGKQPLNILLFGYPGSGRDSQGKALSERFGLEFISTNEMLESEIRNETPIGKKIVHLYENGLLVSDDIVVQLIERRISEAKNAKGFIFKGFPRTLVQSYILDGLLRKRGTTISMAFELEVPVLDLINRLDERSKTEHSMAYDTSTARIVKRLKEHESKTLPVIARYAQRHGVTKVNGLGTFEEIFERLSSEIENGIKNLR; from the coding sequence ATGCTCAATATCGCTTTGTTCGGCCCGCCCGGTGCAGGTAAAGGCACGCAATCGGAATACCTGATCAAGAAGTACAACCTGTTCTACCTCTCCACGGGCGACCTGCTGCGCAAGGAGATCGCCGAGAAGACGCCGCTCGGTCTCGAAGCGCAAAGCATCATCTCGGCGGGCGGATTGGTCTCCGACGAAATCATCGTCCAGATCATCGAAAACACCATCACCGATCACCCGGAAGCCAACGGTTTCCTCTTCGACGGTTTCCCGCGTACCTACGTGCAGGCCTACATCCTCGAAGGCCTGATGCTCAAGCTGAATACCTCGCTGACCTGCCTGATCAGCATCGACCTGCCCGAAGAGGTCTGCGTCCAGCGCCTGCTCAACCGCGGCAAGACCTCGGGACGCAGCGACGACAATGAAACCGTCATTCGCAACCGTCTGCGCGAATACACGGAAAAGACGCTGCCGGTGCTCCAGTTCTACAAGGAAAAGGGCGTCTGCTTCGAAGTCAACGGCCTCGCCGACATCGCCCAGGTGACGCAACAGATCGATGCCATCGTCACCGCCGAAGTCGGCAAGCAACCGCTCAACATCCTGCTCTTCGGTTATCCCGGATCGGGCCGCGACTCGCAGGGCAAAGCGCTGTCGGAGCGCTTCGGCCTCGAATTCATCTCGACCAACGAAATGCTCGAGAGCGAAATCCGCAACGAGACGCCGATCGGCAAGAAGATCGTCCATCTCTATGAAAACGGCCTGCTCGTCTCCGACGACATCGTCGTACAGCTGATCGAGCGGCGCATCAGCGAGGCCAAGAATGCCAAGGGCTTCATCTTCAAGGGATTCCCGCGCACGCTGGTGCAGTCCTACATTCTCGACGGCCTGCTGCGCAAGCGCGGCACAACGATCTCGATGGCCTTCGAACTCGAAGTACCGGTGCTCGACCTGATCAACCGCCTCGACGAGCGCAGCAAGACCGAGCACAGCATGGCCTATGACACCAGCACAGCGCGCATCGTCAAGCGGCTCAAGGAGCACGAATCGAAGACACTGCCGGTCATCGCCCGCTATGCGCAGCGGCACGGCGTGACCAAGGTCAACGGCCTCGGCACCTTCGAGGAAATCTTCGAGCGCCTGTCGTCCGAAATCGAGAACGGCATCAAGAACCTGCGATGA
- a CDS encoding 4-oxalocrotonate tautomerase, with amino-acid sequence MPTLHVELFAGRSKEQKRELVAGLTRETCRVLGCDPGAVDIILIDVERDQWATGGKLWSEKDA; translated from the coding sequence ATGCCCACCCTGCACGTCGAACTCTTTGCCGGACGCTCCAAGGAGCAGAAACGCGAACTCGTCGCCGGCCTGACCCGCGAAACCTGCCGCGTGCTCGGCTGCGATCCCGGCGCCGTCGACATCATCCTGATCGACGTCGAACGCGACCAGTGGGCCACCGGCGGCAAGCTCTGGTCGGAAAAAGACGCCTGA